The sequence below is a genomic window from Rhinolophus sinicus isolate RSC01 chromosome X, ASM3656204v1, whole genome shotgun sequence.
tttttcttttgtatcctttAAGGTAGTCTTATTTGGATTTCACACTTAGGGGTTATTTACCTTTAGAGTAGCCCCAgtgactttttcccccctctttagTTAAATACATCTTGCTTGCCTTTAGAATTTTGTGTATGTGCTCTTATTTTTTAACAATTCTACAAGGATTTAAGGCTTTCATCTCTTTTTGCAAGTGGTTGTAGCAGCTGCCACTTTAATTATAAGACAGCTGAACAGGTATGTGCTCACTGCGTTGAGGAATTTAACAGGTCCTGTTCTTTGCAGACAATGTCTGGGAAAGAGAAATCTAAATTTGATGAAATGGCAAAGGCAGATAAAGTACGCTATGATCGGGAAATGAAGGATTATGGACCAGCTAAGGGAGGCAAGAAGAAGAAGGACCCTAATGCCCCCAAAAGGCCACCGTAAGTGACTATAAGGATTCACGATAACGATGAAGAGCTTTTCTTCTGcttggaagatttttaaaaatcatcttaccTAAAAAACCCTTTACCTAAAAAATGGCAGAATACCGCTACAAAACATTGGAGTGTTAAAATGCAATGGCAGGGAAGTCATAGTTAAGGCTGACATGTTTGAAGTGTCTGTACCTGGTGGTTGCCTGTTGGCCTTTACTGGGAAGCAGGCAGCCTAGTTGTGAATATCAGCGTCTTTACGCATATTCTCTACCCCTTGCCCAGTAACTGAGAGACTGAGAAGCCACCATGTATTTCTGAAGCAGCTTAAACGTTCTAGAACCTAACCTACAACTTTGTAGCATTGTATATGCTACTGCACATTTCTTCACTGTAAGGAGGAGTCGTAGTGGTAGGAAATATGTGGGCTCAGGAAtgtgggattttttaaaatactagttttaggtgtacaaaataatgtagacatttacacccctcacaaagtgatacccccctcCAAGTCTAcgcctctgacattgcatacagctgttacagtaccattgactcttccctatgctgtactttacatcctgtgactatattcatatatttaattatagttgatgttcagtattctatatcagtttcaggtgtacagcacagtgatcaggcatctacacggtctatgaagtgatccccctgataagtccagtacccatctgacaccctacatagtctttacgatattcttgattatattccccatactgtacatgGGATTTTGACTTAAGCTCACTTCTTTGTGGGTTCTCATCTAATTTGTATAATTCTCTCACCCAAGGTCTGGATTCTTCCTGTTCTGTTCAGAATTCCGCCCTAAGATCAAATCCACAAACCCTGGCATCTCTATTGGAGATGTGGCAAAGAAGCTGGGCGAGATGTGGAATAACTTAAGTGACAGTGAAAAGCAGCCTTACAACAATAAGGCGGCAAAGCTGAAGGAGAAGTATGAGAAGGTGAGGTGGGCCAGGGGTTGCCGTCTGGACTGTGAGCAGTCAgctgccctgggggtggggggggcgcaAGGCTGCTTGGCTGGGCTGAGTAATGGAGCAGAGCACGTGAGGGCCCATCTCCACGCAAGGTCAGCCGTGAGTGCTGGTGTTCAGGCTTCTGACAGATTTTAGTTTGTCTTGGGACAACTTCAGGCAGGCTTTAAAAACATGGGCTACCATGGGCAGAAGATTTGATAGTGCTATTCACATGAATTTAAGGCCACTTAAATGCCCACTAAGTACGTTTTTGTATCTGGGAACAAACAAATCCTGCAAATACGTGATATCCCTGTCTTGTTTTCAACTCCTGCTTGCTTCTAAGGCAGGGACAGCATGTTAGTACCCTTTGATAAAACAGCTGCAGGAGAGCTTGTCTCCTCATTTGGAATATGTCCCTGTTCCTTCCAGGATGTCGCGGACTATAAGTCTAAAGGAAAGTTTGATGGAGCAAAGGGGCCCGCCAAAGTGGCCCGGaaaaaagtggaagaggaagacgaagaagaggaggatgaagaagaggaggaggaggaggaggaggaggacgatgAATAAAAaactttctctgtctccttgtgAATACCTTAGTGTAGGGGAGCGCCGTCATTGACACAGCTCTTACCCGAGGCGTGTCTGTTGCCCTCATTAGGATTAATTCCACAATTGGACCATGATCATATAGTCGTCTCTCAGAGTGCTCGAGAAATTGTCAGTGGTTCACGTGAAGTGGCCATGGGTGTCTGGAGCACCGGGAAACTGTATCAAAGTTGTAcatatttccaaacattttaaaaaggaaaaggctcTCGTGTTCTCCTCACTCTGTGCACTTTGCTGTTGGTGTGACAAGGCATATAAAGATgtttctggcattttctttttttatccgTAAGGTGGTGTTAACTATATGGTTATTGGCTAGAAATCCTGAGTTATCAACTGTACATATCTATAGTttgtaaaaagaacaaaacaaccgAGAAAAGCTCTTGATGTTCCTTGCTTGGCGTTGAGGTTGTGGGGGAGATGCCTTTTGGAGGGGCCGTAGCTCAGGGCGTGCACCGTGAGGCTGGACCTGTGGACACTGCAGTGGGCATCCGTTTAGCTTCAGGTTGTCTTGTTTTTGTATATAGCGACATAGCATTCTGCTGCCATTGTTAGCTGTGGAAAGGGGGGTCAGCTGGCATGAGAAGTGTTTGGATCTTTTTTAGTTAAGTGCGGTAGTTTTaaactgtttgtttttcaaacaaaCTGTAGAACTCTTCATTGTCAGCAAAATGAAGAGCCACTGCATCCATGAAAGTTCAAGAACCTTCTGTACTAAACACAACTTGCAacgttttgttattttttgtatgtttagaatgctgaaatgtttttgaagttaaataaacagtattacatttttaagcTGTTCTCTGTTATAACAGTCTAAATTTCTGACTCAGCAGTCTTAGCAGTTAAAACAACCCGCTCCATTGTGTTTGGTGACTAGCCTCCCTGTAAATCTGGTAACTATGTGGCGGGCCTGCCTAGGACAAGATAAAGATGGCTACTTGAAGGTACTGTGTGACTTTGTATCCGAGTGATTTTGTATCTGAATGGCGTGACTTTGTATCTGAAGGGCGTTAAGATGAAGTCAGAACTGTTGAACGTAAGAGCTAAGATAAATTGACGCAGGCAAGGTTTAGCAGCCTTCACAGGTGGGTGGGCAGGATTGAGGCTGATTACTGCGTAGATTTATTTTTGACTCCTGCCCAATCCTTGACACTGGTCAAATTCAATGCTGAACAACAAAAACATCCTTCCAAGGGTATGTATGGTGTGTCAGACATTCAGGCTTCAGTTTTCCTCCCCACCATCCCCCAGTTCGTGTAGCAGAACATTCCCCTCAATAATTGAAGTCTTGAGCTGCTGTTTCTGTCTCCTGGACCTCAACGAGGGGGTTTAGTAGGGAGCAGTATCCAGTTTTCCCCCTACCTCAAGAAACCGAACACCCCAAGGAAGATGGCTGGGGCTCCTGTTGCAGGATCCAAGTTGGGGCACCTGAGCTGCAAGGCAGGCTGATGGAATCAATTGCTGCTAAGCACTAAATGCATCAGATGGAAAGTAGAAGGACCAACCCACGATCGGAGCTCATTGGAAACATGGAGTGTTGTTAAATGTTCTTAAACTGGAAGAAGCTTGGTTTGTGTTTCAGTGGTTATGTTATGGTGATGCTGTAACACTTTGTCCAAGTTGGGGTGAGGGGTGATAGCCACAGCAGCAAAATggtgacattaaatattttgctGGCCTATGTGTACATCTTATAACTTGGCAATGATGAAGGTACTGTGTTGTGGGTGGGTGTGGATACTGCTCCCCCTTGACACTCAGATATGTATGATTGAGGCTGGGAAGCACCTGGGAGTGTTTTAATGCCATTACTCAGGAGAAAGCagctttttcttataattgactTTGGAATCTTGCATGTCTGCAGGTGGTGTCCTCCCCACCCTATCAAGTCCTGGATGGATACAAGTCACGGTCATGACCACACTGGCCTGTTCTCTGATCTCTAATCTGGATTCATAGCCATTCCTTCTCATATCACAACATTTGTCCTAAATGTTTCTCTAGTCCTAGAAAATGATCACTAATTTAAAACTCCTTGATGCTGAGCTTTGCCAGGAGGCACTTGTTCCAGGATTGCCCCTCAGCCGTGCCCTTGTCACTTTCCTCCAGCCGTCACTTGGCATTGTAGACTGAAGCTGCTACTGCCCACCACACAATGTGCCATAGCAGGATTGGGGAGCTGTGGGCAACCTTGCTAAACATGGAACAGAAGCTCAACTTGTCACAACAGATAGATTTCTGCTAAGTGATGCCCCTCTATCTGGTTGTAACTAGACACGCTAACTATGGAAGGGGGTGATTTACTTCTGTGCTCCCACAGTAGCTAACCAGAAGTGGGGAAAGCTGTTCAGTGATTTTTTGATTAAGCAGACATTTAGTTCCAAAAAGACTCACCCCATCATAAGATGGCCCTTGATGGAATGATGCTCTGTAGCTTCTCTGAGATGTGACAAGTGGCACCACCTAAGTCTTAGGCTTAGCTTAATTTCTGGACCCACAGTAGGTGTTCTTGTAATGCCAACctgttactctttttttttttttttttaatctaaagaacAGTACCTGCTTTCTCTAACCACCTCTCTCCAACCTTCTCACCCTGTTCTTAAATGGTGTTTTATCCTTTGGAAAGAACAAGGCAGTGATGCAGcaactattgtctgtctcctgTGTGTCTTCTTGTCACAAATGTATTTGGAGACATTGGATGCATTCATTTTCTgtaataaaggtgtttttttttaagattttattggggaaggggaacaggactttattggggaacagtatgtatttccaggcctttttttccaagtcaaattgttgtcctttcaatcttagttgtggagggtgccgttgagtttcaagttgttgtcctttcagtcttagttgtgaagggcgcagctcagctccaggtccagttgccattgctagttgcagggggcacagcccaccatcccttggggtagtcaaaccggtaaccttgtggttgagagctcacactccaaccaactgagccatccgggagctcagcagcagctcagctcaaggtgccgtgttcaatcttagttgcagggggcagagcccaccatcccttgcgggactcgaggaattgaactggcagccttgtggttgagagtccactggcccatgtgggaattgaaccggcagccttcggagttaggagcatggagctctaactgcctgagccatggGCCGGCCCTGTAATAAAGGTTCTTAATCAGTCACCCCCCAAAGTGATTAGTGGGCTGTCTGCAATCTGTTTGAGATACTGAACCTCTGTATTTTGGGTTGATTATAATCAAGGTTTTAGAAGTACAAGCTTTGCTGTAACCACAGATCCAAACTAGCATTTAACCGAAAGATAACATCAAAAAGGGGAAGTGTTAAGGACTCCAAAGCCCCTACATCAACCTTTCAGCCAGGGAGATAGAGGGGAAGTTGGCTCTGGAGCTCTATGCCAGGGTAAATATGTAATTTGTAGGTTGCTAATGAGCTGCTGTGGATAAAGTGACTGGGTACTTGTAATCTGCCAACCAGGGCTCCCTAAGGTCGAGGGTTGGGGTTTAGTTGGCGGACAGAGCCAGGCCCAACAAGGAGTTTTGGATGACAGCCCTGGGGGTAGCTTGCTGTTCTTGGCCCCTGGCTTAGTTTCCTGTGGAGCCCAGGGCTACTTGGGAGGGAATTGCTGGTGGGCCAGCTTGGCAGTCCCAGGCTTCTCTTCCTGCTTCAACCAGAGCAACCCCCCCACCCTGTTTGGTATCTTGAGAATCCTCCTAagatttcaactttaaaaagaagcTAAGACACCATATTGATACAGGGGGGGGAAAACTTCACATCATCTCAATGGATACATTAAAAGTATCTGATTAAATCCACtacctttcatgataaaaaaaaaaaacactcagtaaaaggactagaagggaacttcctcaacctgataaaaagGACTTAGGAGAACccatagctaatatcatactcgAAGACTTAAAGCTTTCCCCCTAAgttcaggaacaagataaggatgcctGCTTGTGCCACATCTATTCATGATtgtactagaagttctagccagggcaattaggcaagaaaaagaaaaagcacccaGACCGGAAATGAAGGAATAAAGCTATGTCTATTTTTGGATGACGTGATCTTGTATAGAGACCATCCTAAggaatttctaaataaaactgtcagaacaaataaattcaaagttgcaggatacaagaccaatataaaaaattttgtatttctgtacattaacaactatttgaaaataaaacttttgttgtttttggtttatataccacatatcagtgaaatcacatggttctctgctttttctgtctgacttgtttcgctcagcattactctctcaagatccatccatgttgtcacaaaacaacaaaagaacaagacaaacaaatgagaaacagaaactcatagacacagacaatagtttagtggttgccagagggggtggggggtggggggtgggagatgagggtaagggggatcgaatatatggtgatggaaggagaactgactctgggtgatgaacacacaatgggatttatagatgatgtaatacagaattgtacacctgaaatctatgtaattttactaacaattgtcaccccaataaatttaataaaataaaatttaaaaaaaagaaaagaaaactaagtaaattcatttacaatagcatcaaaataaaatacttggtaataaacttaacaaaagaaatgCTAAACTTATAtggggaaaacaacaaaatcttgTTGAAAGGCACTAAAGacctaaagaaatggaaagacatctcatgttcatgggtcagaaaacaatattgttaagatggcaatactcctgAAATTGATTTATACATTCAATCAATATAATCCCTATCAGAATCCCAGCTGGCTTCTTTGTAGAAACTAacaaagtgattttaaatttcatatggaaattcaagggatGCAAGATAGTCagaacaatcttgaaaaagaaaaactaagttgGATGACACAGACTTCTCAATTtcaaacttattacaaagctacagtaatcaagacaatgtggtactgtcataaggacagacatatagacaaaTGGAGTAAAATTaacagtccagaaataaacccatacatctatgggcaattgattttcaacatggGTACTAACATCATTCAATGGGGTAAAGAatagtcttttaaacaaatgggGTTCACATGCAAAGGAATTAAATTTGACCCCTACCTCACATCACatacaaaacattcaaaacagatCTAAGACccaaatgtaagagctaaaattataaaactcttagtagAAAACATAAGTGAAAACCTTTGTGACCCTGGATTTGGCAAAGGTTTCTtaagacaccaaaagcacaaagcaactgaagaaaacaatagataaattgaactttatcaaaattttttaaaaaatcttttgtgcTTCAAACTGTACcatcaggaaagtgaaaagacaacctacagaatgtgagaaaatatttgcaaatcatataaaaatttagtattcaaaatatataaactaatacaactcaataatgaaaagaaaagtagCCCAGtattaaaaaattggcaaaagatctgactagacatttctccaaataaactgtaccaataagcacatgaaatgcTCTGCATCGCtagccatcaggaaaatgcaattcaaaaccataatgagacacGACTTCACTCCCACTAGCATGGCTAGAAtaacatgaaaaggaaaataactagTATTGGTGGGGATGTGGAACAGTTTGAACCTTcgcacattgctggtgggaatgtaggATGGTGTAgtctctgtggaaaacagtatggtccCTTGGTAAGTTTAACATAGAATATGAACATAgacatctgacccagcaattccattcctaggtatacactcaaagaattgaaaacaggtattcaaacacaaaatcttgtacatcaatgttcatagcagcattattcataatagttaaaaagtggaaacaacccaaatgtccaacaattgatgaatgaacaaatgactctatccatacaatgcaatattatgaGCTatagaaaaggaatgaagtactgacgcATGCTActacatagatgaaccttgaaaacattatgttaaggaaaagaaaccagtcacaaaagagcacatattgtatgatttcatttatatgaaatgtctagagtaggcaaatctatagatatagaaaatagattagtggttgcctatgtctggtggttgctggggaagggagggtggaAATGGGGAATGACTACTAATAGGGACGAGGTTTCTTTCTGGGAAAATGAAacttctaaaattagatagtggtgacagttgtacaactttgtgaatatggtaaaaattgcatactttaagtgggtgaatcctatggaatgtgaattatatctctaTAAAGCTGTTGAAAATAAATGGTGGGAAAAGTCCAGTGTAGAGGGAAATGTTGAAGCACAGAAGGAGAATATTCAATTGATGGACCAAGGTCGCCTGGGCAAAGAGAGGGAATGGATCCAGAGCAAGCTTGAAGGAATTGGCCTTTTCAAGAAGGGAAGACACTAGAGTTGTCAGTAGGAAGTAATGGAGTGCCCATCTggcaattttatttccttgtgaaATTTATGGTggggggagcagagaggaagggtGGAGTTTAAAGTCAGTCTGGCTAGTGTTGTGCAATGAAGGCCAGGAGAAGTGGATTTTGAGGACGACATACTCAGCACAGTCACATGCTGCTGAGAGTTCAAGCGATGCAGTGATGGAAAGGTGTTTTTGCACTTGATAGCATGGGAAGGCCTTATGACAGCTGCTTCAGGGGAATGGAGACCTGATTCTAGTGTGAGGGGCTTGGGAGGGTagacctgggggaggaggggccatGAGTTGAGGAACAGAATCAGAgtggattttgtgtgtgtttgtcatTGTTCTTGCTTTTAAGATAGGAGAGACATGAGGGGTTATGATCCATGATGACACTACCTGTATATTGTCAGGCCAGGCTTCTCCTCTGCACTTCGGACCTGTAGATCCAATTGTAATTTCGACAAGACACTTGGATGACCCACAGGCACCTTGAACTCCACATGTTCAAACCTAAGCTCATCATCTTCCCCCAAATCTATCCTTCACTCCAGCCTGCAATTTGGAACTCCACCCAGGCTCTGCTTCTCACCCTTTAGTTAATCAGTTCCCAAATCCTGCCAattgtatttcctaaaatatcttgGATCCGCCCCTGCTCTCATTCATGCTGTCAGTGTAGGTGAATCTCTTGTCTTCAAATTCTCCCATTCCCTCTTAGGGCTAGACTAGAACTTGCGTTTTCAGGCTTTTGCTCATCAATTTCCCTCCAGGGAAATCTCAAACTCTCAGGCCTTGGTTGGATCCATCTGCTATAGTACCGTCAGAGCTGGAGTGTTAGAGCTAGAGACATGCTGTAGCTCTCAGGTCCTTACTATATTTTGTCTGGATGAATGTAACAGCTTCCCAAatgattttcctgctttctctcatACGCCAACTCTATCTCAGACAGTATAGCTACTGACATATAGTTGGTCCTCAATacatattcattgaataaataaatggataaataaattaattaattaatgagtaGGAACAGATCATGGAAAATGTCAGCAGTGGTAGGCCATGTAGGCCATctttagaattttgaaatttcCTAGGGTTAATGGCAAGCATTTTAGAATTTTCCTCTGTTGATGTTTTGTGGGCTGGTGGATGGTGATATGATCAGATATGTAATATAGTTCAATCACACTGGTATCTGTGAGAAGAATAGATTAGAAGACACAAGGAGGGGCAAGAGTGGAAACAGGTATTAGGATAAGCCCACAGGCTACAAAGAAAAACCCCTCAATTCTTAGTGACTTAACGCAATAAAAGGTTTACATCTCACTGACATTAACCCAATCAGATATTTGTCAAGCAGTCTTCCATGTTGTGACTCAGGAATTCCTGCACTTCCATTTTGTGGAgtcaccattttctttttctttttaattagagtttattgggctgacaatggttagtaaaagttacatagattttaggtgtacaattctgtattacatcatctataaatcccattgtgtgttcaccacccagagtcagttctccttccatcaccatatatttgatcccctttacactcatctaccacctgGAGTCACCATTTTCAACCTATGACCTCCATGTCACTGTATAATAGGCTTTAGGATAAGGCCTGGAAGTGGCATTACATAAATGTTGCCCACATTCCATGGTTCTCAACTGAACTGCAAGGCATTTGAGACATATGGTCATTCTGTGTGTGCccagggagaaaatgaaatggatttGTGAACACATGGCAATGGGATAGGGATGGTTGTGGGAGTCTGTCTGGATGACAGACACTGGTGCCTTGTACAagagtggtggtgatgggggttgAAAAGAGTAATGGGATTCAAGAGATACTTAGTATTGCTGGGACTTGGCGGGGGATTGGAGGAGAGGGATGCGGAAGGGGGAAGAGTTGAAAATGAGTCAATTTTTCTCACTTGGGGCACTGGAGGGATGGCAGTCTTTCATATAAacgtctgaccactatgctgtacacctgaaactaatataatattgaatgtcaactgtaattgaaaatatttttaaaagataataagtaAAGACCCCTGAGGAGAAGCAGGTTTAAGAGGGAATCATCTCAAGGCTTAGCAGTGTTCAGAAAGGCAACAGGTTCAAGTTCACATTTTCCCACAAGGAAAAGTTTGTAACTTGGAATCACAGACCACTCATGCTGTCAGCCTAAGTCTTTCCCTCTCAGGACTAGTctggaatttgcatttttttcagacttttttttttttcattggtttCCCTCCAGGGAAATCTCCAGCTGACACCATGGTAGGATCTGTCTGCTATGGTATGACCTTACCAGAGTGTCAGAGCTAGAAATTTCCCAGGAGGGAAACTAAATCCCTTGGGCTGGAAGGGGGCATCCCCCTTTCCACACTCACACTTCTAAATCTGTTTCTAAACTGGGAGCATTTGAGAAAAAGCTCAAAGAACCTTCCTGTTGTTGGCCTCAGGCCACAGTTGGTTTTTTCAATCCACATAGGAAATACGAGATGCACATTTTCCTAGGGTGTGCATTTTGTTCCAAGCCTGTGGTgggtttt
It includes:
- the HMGB3 gene encoding high mobility group protein B3 isoform X2 gives rise to the protein MAKGDPKKPKGKMSAYAFFVQTCREEHKKKNPEVPVNFAEFSKKCSERWKTMSGKEKSKFDEMAKADKVRYDREMKDYGPAKGGKKKKDPNAPKRPPSGFFLFCSEFRPKIKSTNPGISIGDVAKKLGEMWNNLSDSEKQPYNNKAAKLKEKYEKDVADYKSKGKFDGAKGPAKVARKKVEEEDEEEEDEEEEEEEEEEDDE
- the HMGB3 gene encoding high mobility group protein B3 isoform X1 yields the protein MEVKMAKGDPKKPKGKMSAYAFFVQTCREEHKKKNPEVPVNFAEFSKKCSERWKTMSGKEKSKFDEMAKADKVRYDREMKDYGPAKGGKKKKDPNAPKRPPSGFFLFCSEFRPKIKSTNPGISIGDVAKKLGEMWNNLSDSEKQPYNNKAAKLKEKYEKDVADYKSKGKFDGAKGPAKVARKKVEEEDEEEEDEEEEEEEEEEDDE